The DNA sequence TTTTGAGCTTATTGAAAGCTTCATCTGCATCTACTCCCCACATGAATTTATCTTTCTTAAGCAAATCAGTCAAAGGTGCTGAAATTACTGcataagatttgataaattttCTGTAATATCCAGTGAGCCCGAGAAAGCCTCTCAATTGTTTAATGTTAATAGGTGCTGGCCAATCCAAAACTGCCTGTACTTTGTCTTTATCCATTGACACACCTTGGCCTGAAACAGTATGTCCAAGGTAATCCACTTTTGGCAACCCAAATGAACATTTGGATAGTTTGGCATATAACTGGTGCTTTTGCAGCAATTGAAGGACCAGTTCCAAATGTAGAAGATGCTCTTTCCAAGTAGAACTATATACTAatatatcatcaaagaaaaccagGACAAATTTTCTAAGGAAGTCTTTGAAAACATCATTCATGAGGCTTTGGAAGGTAGCAGGGGCGTTGGTAAGCCCAAATGGCAGGACTAACCATTCATAGTGCCCTTGATGAGTTCTAAAAGCAGTTTTGTGTCTATCTTCAGCAGCCACAAGAATTTGGTGATAACCTGATCTCAGGTCAAGCTTGGAAAAATAATTAGAGCCATATAACTCATCAATGAGTTCATCAACAGTTGGGATTGGGAAGCTGTCCTTAATTGTTATTGCATTCAACGCTCTATAATCAGTACAAAACCGCCACGTTCCATCCTTTTTCTTTACCAAAATGATTGGTGAATAAAATGGACTAGTGTTGGGTGTGATGATGCTTGCAGCAAGCATTTCTTGTACCATAGTTTCAATTTGTTGTTTCTGACTATGGGGATATCTATAAGGTCTCACCTTCACTGGTTTGGCATCCTTTACCAATGGAATGGTATGGTTCTGAGTTCTTGAAGGAGGTAGTTCATTAGGCACAACAAAGATACTTCTATAATTATGCAACAACATCACCAAATCTGGTTCCATATCTTTAGGTAATTCAAGCCATTTATCCTCAGGCACATCCTGGTGCTTATACTGCAAGGTAAAAACTTCAGCTATAGCATGTGTATGATTCATTCTCCTCAGTTGGTTAAATTCAGCAGGGCCCGGTAATTTAGGTTGGTCACCATGCAATGTGACAAACTGATTGTCCTTGTAGAACTTCAAGGTAAGCTGGCTATAATCAGAAACATGAGGACCCAATGTAGCAAGCCAAGTGGCTCCAAGTACCAAATCAGAACCAGCAATTGGTAGAAGGTACACAGGTAATTTGAGAGAATGACCTTGAACCATGACTTCTAGTTGCTTCACCAAACCTTCAGCAATTAATGAGTTTCCATTTCCCCCAAGGACTTGGAAATTGGAAGCAAGTTCAATTGGAAGCTTCAGACAATTAGCAATCCTTGGTTGCAAAAAATTATCTGAACTACCACTATCAAGTAATATTTGAACCACCATGCCATTAATTGTACCACTAAACTTCATAGTTCCTAGGCCAAAGGAACCTTTAAGGGCATTATAAGATAGATGATGgtctaaattcaaatttcccatGGTTTCCTCAATTCTAGGAGGTGGTTCTAGTTGCACTTCAACATTTTCATCCTCATCCATTTGCAATAGTAGGTATTGCCGATTAGGACACCTATGAGAAGAAGTGAAATTCTCATCACATGTATAACATAGCCCTTTCTCCCTTCGAATCTGCATTTCCGCTGGTGACATTCTTCTAACATTTCCTGGTTTTGGAAAATTGGAGTTGTAATTCATTTTGGGGCTTGGAAGTAAGGGTGGTAGGCTTGTGGATTTGATTGACTGAGAAGAAGGTAGGCTTGTATTtatgtttgtgtttttgttaCGATTTTGGTAGGGACTTTGAAATGGCTTGTGCTTAGGTAAGTATTTCTCCTCAAATAGCTTGGCCAAAGATACACAGCGTAGTAGTGTAGTTGGTGATTGGGCTATTACATCACGTTGAATATCGGGTTTAAGTCCTCCCACAAAGCAATCAATCAAAGCTTCACTAGTAACACCTTGTACGCGGTTTGCAAGAGCAGTGAACTGAGTGTAATAATCATGAACAGATCCGATTTGTGACAATTTGAATAACTGAGATCTAGTACATTCATATGGAGATGGACCAAATTCCAGTTCTAAAGCACGAGTAAAATCAATCCATGACTGAAATGGAGTAGATTGATTAGTCATTTGAAACCAGGGAACTACCTCTTTTTCCATGTGAATTGCAACAATGGTAAGACGTTGAGTATCTGAAGTGTTGTAGTAGTCAAAAAATTGCTCAGCCTTGAAAATCCATTGAAGAACTTCAGATCCGTCGAAACGAGGGAAGTCAAGTTTCACATTGCGTACCTGAAACGGTGGAGGAGACGACGAACCTCCAATGGAGTTGTTTCCCGCTATGTTCATGTGCAGATTCGCACCAGCATTGTTCGATTTCAGCAATGTGTCCATCGCATCCTCTAGAGTTTCGAATCGTGATTTGTTCTCTTGCCTATCGGCTTCTAACATCTCGAGCATCTTGGACACGTTCACAGAAAGCTTCTTAAGACGTGTATTATCTGTCATGTTCGAAGAATGAAAGCACCAAATGTAACAGTGGTACTACAAGCAGCAAGAAAAGGCAATGGAAAACATAACTTGCATTGATTAAAATTCCCTTTCAACAGTacaattacataaattttagaAAGGAAGAACAAAGAGAAAGATAACTGACAAGGAAGGAGGAAATGATGTCACTTCATAACTGCCCACTCTCTCTCACGTTTTACTTTTTAAACTACTTTTGGGACCACAGAAAATCAGTCAGCCTGGAGTTAGTTATTTTGGCCCTTATGCTTCGTCTCTCTCCTTCCTCATTTGCCATGTGTCTTCTTGCTTTGGTCCCaccttttccttcttcattttccACTACTGCTACACTTGTTACAGGTCCTTTGTTGAGTTGGAAGTGATAGAGCAAGTGGAATTCATGGCATGGACTTGGATGAAATGTAAGATCCAATCCTTGATGTACCCTTTCACATTATGGTCTTCAAATCATGCGGCATGCCTAAGTTTGTGAGGAAATTTAATTGTTGGATGTTGAAGACCTAATGCTACGTGATATGGAAGCTGCACATTTTCTCTTATATTGCATGTTTTACGTGTGTTATGGGTGAGATTGTAGGAAGCAGttattgatgatggtgaaatATATGTAGCTTTAGTATTGAATGCTTGGTGCTTGTTGACAGAGGTCATGGTGTCCTATTTTGGCAGCAGGTATTTATGGGTTGATACAAGAGCATTTTAATGTTGTTGGGATTGATTCGGTAGCCAATGCTGGGTATGTTTTTTGAATATAGGgttattatctatttttattgtGAGAAtggtaaaaatagtaaaaacctTTTAAACGTAATTTATTGTGTAATCCTCTTGTATATGGGTTTAGGTACCCCTTGTGCCTAtatctatattttcttttttctttggccgaccatattttctctttatttatgcGGTGAGTGTCATCTTCTTGGTTTATTCTTCTCACCAATGTAAACTCTCTCTCCATNNNNNNNNNNNNNNNNNNNNNNNNNNNNNNNNNNNNNNNNNNNNNNNNNNNNNNNNNNNNNNNNNNNNNNNNNNNNNNNNNNNNNNNNNNNNNNNNNNNNNNNNNNNNNNNNNNNNNNNNNNNNNNNNNNNNNNNNNNNNNNNNNNNNNNNNNNNNNNNNNNNNNNNNNNNNNNNNNNNNNNNNNNNNNNNNNNNNNNNNNNNNNNNNNNNNNNNNNNNNNNNNNNNNNNNNNNNNNNNNNNNNNNNNNNNNNNNNNNNNNNNNNNNNNNNNNNNNNNNNNNNNNNNNNNNNNNNNNNNNNNNNNNNNNNNNNNNNNNNNNNNNNNNNNNNNNNNNNNNNNNNNNNNNNNNNNNNNNNNNNNNNNNNNNNNNNNNNNNNNNNNNNNNNNNNNNNNNNNNNNNNNNNNNNNNNNNNNNNNNNNNNNNNNNNNNNNNNNNNNNNNNNNNNNNNNNNNNNNNNNNNNNNNNNNNNNNNNNNNNNNNNNNNNNNNNNNNNNNNNNNNNNNNNNNNNNNNNNNNNNNNNNNNNNNNNNNNNNNNNNNNNNNNNNNNNNNNNNNNNNNNNNNNNNNNNNNNNNNNNNNNNNNNNNNNNNNNNNNNNNNNNNNNNNNNNNNNNNNNNNNNNNNNNNNNNNNNNNNNNNNNNNNNNNNNNNNNNNNNNNNNNNNNNNNNNNNNNNNNNNNNNNNNNNNNNNNNNNNNNNNNNNNNNNNNNNNNNNNNNNNNNNNNNNNNNNNNNNNNNNNNNNNNNNNNNNNNNNNNNNNNNNNNNNNNNNNNNNNNNNNNNNNNNNNNNNNNNNNNNNNNNNNNNNNNNNNNNNNNNNNNNNNNNNNNNNNNNNNNNNNNNNNNNNNNNNNNNNNNNNNNNNNNNNNNNNNNNNNNNNNNNNNNNNNNNNNNNNNNNNNNNNNNNNNNNNNNNNNNNNNNNNNNNNNNNNNNNNNNNNNNNNNNNNNNNNNNNNNNNNNNNNNNNNNNNNNNNNNNNNNNNNNNNNNNNNNNNNNNNNNNNNNNNNNNNNNNNNNNNNNNNNNNNNNNNNNNNNNNNNNNNNNNNNNNNNNNNNNNNNNNNNNNNNNNNNNNNNNNNNNNNNNNNNNNNNNNNNNNNNNNNNNNNNNNNNNNNNNNNNNNNNNNNNNNNNNNNNNNNNNNNNNNNNNNNNNNNNNNNNNNNNNNNNNNNNNNNNNNNNNNNNNNNNNNNNNNNNNNNNNNNNNNNNNNNNNNNNNNNNNNNNNNNNNNNNNNNNNNNNNNNNNNNNNNNNNNNNNNNNNNNNNNNNNNNNNNNNNNNNNNNNNNNNNNNNNNNNNNNNNNNNNNNNNNNNNNNNNNNNNNNNNNNNNNNNNNNNNNNNNNNNNNNNNNNNNNNNNNNNNNNNNNNNNNNNNNNNNNNNNNNNNNNNNNNNNNNNNNNNNNNNNNNNNNNNNNNNNNNNNNNNNNNNNNNNNNNNNNNNNNNNNNNNNNNNNNNNNNNNNNNNNNNNNNNNNNNNNNNNNNNNNNNNNNNNNNNNNNNNNNNNNNNNNNNNNNNNNNNNNNNNNNNNNNNNNNNNNNNNNNNNNNNNNNNNNNNNNNNNNNNNNNNNNNNNNNNNNNNNNNNNNNNNNNNNNNNNNNNNNNNNNNNNNNNNNNNNNNNNNNNNNNNNNNNNNNNNNNNNNNNNNNNNNNNNNNNNNNNNNNNNNNNNNNNNNNNNNNNNNNNNNNNNNNNNNNNNNNNNNNNNNNNNNNNNNNNNNNNNNNNNNNNNNNNNNNNNNNNNNNNNNNNNNNNNNNNNNNNNNNNNNNNNNNNNNNNNNNNNNNNNNNNNNNNNNNNNNNNNNNNNNNNNNNNNNNNNNNNNNNNNNNNNNNNNNNNNNNNNNNNNNNNNNNNNNNNNNNNNNNNNNNNNNNNNNNNNNNNNNNNNNNNNNNNNNNNNNNNNNNNNNNNNNNNNNNNNNNNNNNNNNNNNNNNNNNNNNNNNNNNNNNNNNNNNNNNNNNNNNNNNNNNNNNNNNNNNNNNNNNNNNNNNNNNNNNNNNNNNNNNNNNNNNNNNNNNNNNNNNNNNNNNNNNNNNNNNNNNNNNNNNNNNNNNNNNNNNNNNNNNNNNNNNNNNNNNNNNNNNNNNNNNNNNNNNNNNNNNNNNNNNNNNNNNNNNNNNNNNNNNNNNNNNNNNNNNNNNNNNNNNNNNNNNNNNNNNNNNNNNNNNNNNNNNNNNNNNNNNNNNNNNNNNNNNNNNNNNNNNNNNNNNNNNNNNNNNNNNNNNNNNNNNNNNNNNNNNNNNNNNNNNNNNNNNNNNNNNNNNNNNNNNNNNNNNNNNNNNNNNNNNNNNNNNNNNNNNNNNNNNNNNNNNNNNNNNNNNNNNNNNNNNNNNNNNNNNNNNNNNNNNNNNNNNNNNNNNNNNNNNNNNNNNNNNNNNNNNNNNNNNNNNNNNNNNNNNNNNNNNNNNNNNNNNNNNNNNNNNNNNNNNNNNNNNNNNNNNNNNNNNNNNNNNNNNNNNNNNNNNNNNNNNNNNNNNNNNNNNNNNNNNNNNNNNNNNNNNNNNNNNNNNNNNNNNNNNNNNNNNNNNNNNNNNNNNNNNNNNNNNNNNNNNNNNNNNNNNNNNNNNNNNNNNNNNNNNNNNNNNNNNNNNNNNNNNNNNNNNNNNNNNNNNNNNNNNNNNNNNNNNNNNNNNNNNNNNNNNNNNNNNNNNNNNNNNNNNNNNNNNNNNNNNNNNNNNNNNNNNNNNNNNNNNNNNNNNNNNNNNNNNNNNNNNNNNNNNNNNNNNNNNNNNNNNNNNNNNNNNNNNNNNNNNNNNNNNNNNNNNNNNNNNNNNNNNNNNNNNNNNNNNNNNNNNNNNNNNNNNNNNNNNNNNNNNNNNNNNNNNNNNNNNNNNNNNNNNNNNNNNNNNNNNNNNNNNNNNNNNNNNNNNNNNNNNNNNNNNNNNNNNNNNNNNNNNNNNNNNNNNNNNNNNNNNNNNNNNNNNNNNNNNNNNNNNNNNNNNNNNNNNNNNNNNNNNNNNNNNNNNNNNNNNNNNNNNNNNNNNNNNNNNNNNNNNNNNNNNNNNNNNNNNNNNNNNNNNNNNNNNNNNNNNNNNNNNNNNNNNNNNNNNNNNNNNNNNNNNNNNNNNNNNNNNNNNNNNNNNNNNNNNNNNNNNNNNNNNNNNNNNNNNNNNNNNNNNNNNNNNNNNNNNNNNNNNNNNNNNNNNNNNNNNNNNNNNNNNNNNNNNNNNNNNNNNNNNNNNNNNNNNNNNNNNNNNNNNNNNNNNNNNNNNNNNNNNNNNNNNNNNNNNNNNNNNNNNNNNNNNNNNNNNNNNNNNNNNNNNNNNNNNNNNNNNNNNNNNNNNNNNNNNNNNNNNNNNNNNNNNNNNNNNNNNTCTCTTGTAAAGTTAGGATTgtatttctttcactttttttgaGAAACGTgattttgatattaaaaatatcttgggtaaatagttattttcattCATGAATGTGTAATTCATTGATAAATTTGTCcttgaaagattaaaattcaaaatttagtcCCCGAAAGTGTGAAAAGTACAACAAATTTATCTGGCCATTAACTTTCGTCTgttattgttaataaaatagtttacaTGGTACAGAAAGATGAATTTGTCACAAAATTGATTGTCAATGTGACCATATGCTGAATAGATTGGACTAAAATGTCAATAAGTTACCATTATTAGATTGAAATATcagtaattttttgttagacAAAAATGTCACTAATTGTTTTTTGAACGAAAAtgtcaataacttttttttggaccaaaatgtcagtaattttttttggaccAAAATGTTATTACATTTTCATTgaacaaaaatattagtaagttaccattattagatcaaaatgtcaataatttttcattgtatcaaaatgtcagtaattttttattagacgtaaatgtcattaaattttttgttggacCTAAATATTAGTATGTTTCTATTTGACTAATTTATTAGATcctaaatttcatttcatttaagggtaaaaaataatgatagggTAAATTCCCcccaaattttgaattttaatctttcaatgATGAATTTGTCAACGATTTATATATTcagggatgaaaatgattatttatcctttttttattggtaacTCAATGTGTGACTCATTCAGCTTGAATTTGTGGAACTGATGTGATACAAATTAAACTAACTTgggaagaaatgaaaattctTAATTGTGACTATATTTTAAACAAGATTGTAAGgttattatttaaagaaaaagatatatatgtgcataaaaaaatttcctaaaaaatagaagaaaaaaaagcaaataGTTTTAACAAATTTACGTTTATCATCATTTAGAATGTAAACGTACTCATTTATTTCAGATAAactaaaatgttaattaaaaaattacaaaatttaaagatgAATTTAATATACAATTACTTTATGAATTCATTTCATCTTAAGTTCGTTACACTTTttgctttattaaaaaaagagtgatttttttgtagatatttagttttaacatttgcctatatattatttgacttgtttcaaaatttacaataataaaaaatacccaAAGAAAAGTGCTCGATGACGTTAATTTCagttttgtgttaattttttgaacgttttatataatcatattaGTATATTGGTTTGCTAATAAACATTTGGGGTCTAATAAATTAGTCTAATAGAAACATACTAATATTTAggttcaacaaaaaattactgacatttatgtccaataaaaaattaataatattttgatataatagaaaattactgacattttggtctaaaataaaaattactgacattttcATCCAAAACAATTTACTGATATTTtaatccaacaaaaaattactaacatttaagtccaataatggtaacttaCTCACATTTTCATTCAATCT is a window from the Glycine max cultivar Williams 82 chromosome 2, Glycine_max_v4.0, whole genome shotgun sequence genome containing:
- the LOC100803389 gene encoding uncharacterized protein, producing the protein MTDNTRLKKLSVNVSKMLEMLEADRQENKSRFETLEDAMDTLLKSNNAGANLHMNIAGNNSIGGSSSPPPFQVRNVKLDFPRFDGSEVLQWIFKAEQFFDYYNTSDTQRLTIVAIHMEKEVVPWFQMTNQSTPFQSWIDFTRALELEFGPSPYECTRSQLFKLSQIGSVHDYYTQFTALANRVQGVTSEALIDCFVGGLKPDIQRDVIAQSPTTLLRCVSLAKLFEEKYLPKHKPFQSPYQNRNKNTNINTSLPSSQSIKSTSLPPLLPSPKMNYNSNFPKPGNVRRMSPAEMQIRREKGLCYTCDENFTSSHRCPNRQYLLLQMDEDENVEVQLEPPPRIEETMGNLNLDHHLSYNALKGSFGLGTMKFSGTINGMVVQILLDSGSSDNFLQPRIANCLKLPIELASNFQVLGGNGNSLIAEGLVKQLEVMVQGHSLKLPVYLLPIAGSDLVLGATWLATLGPHVSDYSQLTLKFYKDNQFVTLHGDQPKLPGPAEFNQLRRMNHTHAIAEVFTLQYKHQDVPEDKWLELPKDMEPDLVMLLHNYRSIFVVPNELPPSRTQNHTIPLVKDAKPVKVRPYRYPHSQKQQIETMVQEMLAASIITPNTSPFYSPIILVKKKDGTWRFCTDYRALNAITIKDSFPIPTVDELIDELYGSNYFSKLDLRSGYHQILVAAEDRHKTAFRTHQGHYEWLVLPFGLTNAPATFQSLMNDVFKDFLRKFVLVFFDDILVYSSTWKEHLLHLELVLQLLQKHQLYAKLSKCSFGLPKVDYLGHTVSGQGVSMDKDKVQAVLDWPAPINIKQLRGFLGLTGYYRKFIKSYAVISAPLTDLLKKDKFMWGVDADEAFNKLKNVITQAPVLALPDFSKPFTLETDASGIGVGVVLSQMQHPIAYFSKKLNVRMQKQSAYAREFFAITEAIAKFRHYLLGHKFVIKTDQKSLKSLTDQVVHTPEQQNWLHKLIGYDFTIEYKSGKENVAADSLSRAFMMNKPPNPSYSVSDKLLYWKGRLVLPRGHEVQDIKEFVQSCLICQQAKHDTSLPSGLLEPLPIPEQIWEDVAMDFITGLPSSNGHTVIMVVIDRLSKYAHLASLKSDFNSKQVAELFMKTIAAFSVLEKKLETHTELKLCKGDHAQPYVPLPITNSEMQPVLQPEMVLQSRVILRNHQQVQQQLIKWEGLEDDEATWEDTSAIKLAFPNFNLEDKFSFKGEGNVTSAAVMENEEGKGGTKARRHMENEEGERRSMRAKITNSRLTDFL